A window of Kiritimatiellaceae bacterium contains these coding sequences:
- a CDS encoding YggU family protein has translation MDWIRETSKGVLLPVRAVPRASKNEIQGIHGDALKVRLQAPPVEGKANAALIRFLSDALDIPRSQFSIASGETGRNKAVLVAGISKEELINLLKHKMQ, from the coding sequence ATGGACTGGATTCGAGAAACATCTAAAGGAGTGCTGCTGCCCGTCCGGGCGGTGCCGCGCGCCTCGAAAAACGAGATTCAGGGGATTCACGGCGACGCCCTGAAAGTCCGCTTACAGGCACCGCCGGTCGAAGGCAAAGCCAATGCGGCGCTCATCCGCTTCCTCAGTGATGCTTTGGACATTCCCCGCTCACAGTTCTCCATCGCCTCCGGCGAAACCGGACGGAACAAAGCCGTTCTGGTTGCCGGAATATCAAAAGAAGAGCTGATCAACTTGCTGAAGCATAAAATGCAGTGA
- a CDS encoding LOG family protein, protein MKSPPKAYENIPFLCSEHCRPVRLQLEYLHPEVMMEKEKIKSTIVLFGSARIPAPEDANACENLKLAELTPFYEEARKLARIVSTTCQTNRKCEYVIITGGGGGVMEAGNRGAKEVGCKSVSLNITLPHEQEPNPYVTEELCFQFHYFSMRKMHFLLRAKAVCIFPGGFGTFDELFEALTLIQTGKIPPMPVILFGTEHWKRIVDWDYMAEYGLIGPTDLDLLTFCDTAEAAWKAITAFYASAS, encoded by the coding sequence ATGAAAAGCCCGCCGAAAGCCTATGAGAATATCCCGTTTTTATGCAGCGAACATTGCCGTCCGGTGCGGCTTCAGCTCGAATATCTTCATCCGGAAGTGATGATGGAAAAAGAGAAGATTAAATCCACGATTGTGCTTTTCGGCAGTGCGCGGATTCCGGCGCCGGAAGATGCGAACGCATGTGAAAACCTGAAGCTGGCCGAGCTGACGCCGTTCTATGAAGAAGCGCGTAAACTGGCGCGGATCGTCAGTACCACCTGCCAGACCAACCGTAAGTGTGAATACGTCATCATCACCGGCGGCGGCGGTGGCGTTATGGAGGCTGGTAATCGCGGTGCCAAAGAGGTCGGCTGCAAATCCGTTTCGCTTAACATCACCCTGCCGCACGAACAGGAGCCTAACCCATATGTCACCGAAGAGCTTTGTTTCCAGTTCCACTATTTCAGCATGCGGAAAATGCATTTCCTTCTGCGCGCCAAAGCAGTTTGTATTTTCCCCGGCGGCTTTGGCACGTTTGATGAACTGTTCGAAGCGCTGACCCTGATTCAAACCGGTAAGATTCCGCCGATGCCGGTGATTCTTTTCGGCACCGAACATTGGAAACGGATCGTGGACTGGGATTACATGGCCGAATATGGACTCATCGGCCCGACCGATCTTGATCTGCTCACCTTCTGCGACACCGCCGAAGCGGCGTGGAAAGCCATCACTGCATTTTATGCTTCAGCAAGTTGA